Proteins from a single region of Ziziphus jujuba cultivar Dongzao chromosome 1, ASM3175591v1:
- the LOC107410400 gene encoding OPA3-like protein, with amino-acid sequence MHSSFRMRRISSYCYSPKIKLKREKKQSIFVVRLDWISMVLPLLKLGTLAVKTLSKPLASRLKQQAGLHPRFRQLIINLAQANHRITTKMQRRIYSHSTDVEIRPLNEEKAVQAAVDLIGELFVFSVAGVALIFEVQRSSRSEARKEELRKQQLETLRQRDDNLAREVELLRKKLEELEQLAKERGLGGFFHLKRANTEGEKTDKPA; translated from the exons atgcattCTTCATTTCGTATGCGCCGAATATCCAGCTATTGTTACAGCcctaaaatcaaattgaaaagggaaaaaaaacagaGTATTTTTGTTGTCCGATTGGATTGGATAAGCATGGTTCTCCCGCTTTTGAAGCTAGGTACTCTGGCTGTGAAAACTCTGAGCAAACCCCTGGCTAGCAGGCTCAAGCAACAAGCTGGGTTGCACCCCAGGTTCCGCCAGCTAATCATTAATCTCGCCCAG GCAAACCATCGAATTACCACAAAAATGCAAAGACGCATCTACAGTCATTCAACTGATGTTGAGATTCGTCCATTGAATGAGGAAAAGGCTGTTCAGGCTGCTGTAGACCTTATTGGCGAACTCTTTGTCTTCTCG GTTGCAGGAGTTGCTCTGATATTTGAAGTGCAAAGAAGTTCCAGATCAGAAGCCAGAAAGGAAGAATTACGAAAGCAACAACTGGAG acaCTGAGGCAAAGAGATGACAACTTAGCAAGAGAAGTGGAACTCCTTAGGAAGAAACTTGAAGAACTGGAACAGCTTGCCAAGGAACGAGGACTTGGTGGTTTTTTCCATCTCAAGCGTGCTAATACAGAGGGCGAAAAAACCGACAAACCAGCTTGA